Proteins encoded by one window of Helicobacter kayseriensis:
- a CDS encoding pyrroline-5-carboxylate reductase has product MQKFILVGYGNLASSMMQGFSTHQMFSHCSFLIYGRDFERSKAFASKYPNAQAIPSLEDHLSQDSTLILCIKPKGIQSFQIHQSFFLLYSVMAGVDIATLQKHFPQAQNFARSMPNIGASIQKSSTSLFCLGSLEAQTLAKKLTQAFGSATLLASEELIDASIATNGSSPAFLSLVAEALIESGVREGIPLSQSRELVYATFEGFAQLLLTHSPQEIKALVTSPAGTTAEGLAYLENKGFKGILQEASHQSVLKAKGKI; this is encoded by the coding sequence ATGCAAAAATTTATCTTAGTCGGATATGGGAATCTTGCTTCTTCTATGATGCAAGGTTTTTCCACTCATCAGATGTTTTCTCATTGTTCATTTTTAATTTATGGTCGTGATTTTGAGCGCTCCAAAGCTTTTGCTTCAAAATATCCAAATGCTCAAGCAATCCCCTCTCTTGAAGATCATTTATCTCAAGATAGCACTTTGATTTTGTGCATCAAACCCAAAGGTATCCAATCTTTTCAAATTCATCAATCTTTCTTTTTGCTCTATTCTGTTATGGCAGGAGTTGATATTGCAACTCTTCAAAAACATTTCCCGCAAGCCCAAAACTTCGCTCGCTCTATGCCCAACATTGGCGCAAGCATTCAAAAATCATCAACAAGTCTTTTTTGCCTAGGTTCTCTTGAGGCACAAACTCTTGCAAAAAAACTTACTCAAGCTTTTGGAAGCGCAACGCTTTTGGCAAGTGAAGAACTCATTGATGCAAGTATTGCAACCAATGGAAGCTCTCCTGCCTTTTTGTCTCTTGTGGCTGAGGCCTTAATCGAATCTGGTGTGCGTGAGGGGATCCCGCTCTCTCAAAGCAGAGAACTTGTATATGCGACTTTTGAGGGTTTTGCACAACTTCTTTTGACTCATTCTCCTCAAGAAATCAAAGCTCTGGTGACAAGCCCTGCAGGAACTACTGCAGAAGGCTTGGCTTATCTTGAAAATAAAGGCTTTAAGGGGATCTTGCAAGAAGCCTCTCATCAATCAGTCTTAAAAGCTAAGGGAAAAATCTAA
- a CDS encoding outer membrane protein assembly factor BamD: MKDLVAKKGAVILVVCLGLFFASCSKKTDEYDKPAMYWYEEIFKEIRYGNLESADTKFSSLQSEHVNSPLIPEAMLALGHAHMAEDEFILAEFYFDEYLKRFSNRKNYSYINYLKILARYYSFKNHSKDQQFMIDSIADIQNYLDAYPNDIYTPFVAYIMTKFKLGMAELNASIINVYKKEGKEYAVKLYLERNDQDLRKNFRNVTNGVPWYMMEALEIKKIDYILPSYVPWYVMIFNW; this comes from the coding sequence GTGAAAGATTTAGTAGCAAAAAAGGGGGCAGTAATTCTTGTTGTGTGTTTGGGTCTATTTTTTGCCTCATGTTCCAAAAAAACAGATGAGTATGATAAACCCGCGATGTATTGGTATGAGGAGATTTTCAAAGAAATTCGCTATGGCAATTTGGAATCTGCGGATACAAAGTTTTCTTCTTTGCAGAGTGAGCATGTGAATTCTCCATTGATTCCAGAAGCAATGCTTGCTTTGGGTCATGCTCATATGGCAGAAGATGAGTTTATTTTGGCTGAGTTTTATTTTGATGAGTATTTGAAGCGTTTTTCTAACCGCAAAAACTATAGCTATATCAATTATTTGAAGATTTTGGCGCGATATTACTCTTTCAAAAATCACAGCAAAGATCAGCAGTTTATGATTGATTCGATAGCTGATATACAAAATTATTTAGATGCTTATCCCAATGATATTTATACGCCTTTTGTGGCATATATCATGACTAAGTTCAAGCTGGGGATGGCAGAGCTAAACGCTTCGATTATCAATGTTTATAAAAAAGAAGGCAAAGAATATGCAGTCAAACTTTATCTTGAACGCAATGATCAGGATTTGAGAAAAAATTTTAGAAATGTGACAAATGGTGTGCCTTGGTATATGATGGAAGCTTTGGAGATAAAAAAGATTGATTATATTTTGCCCTCTTATGTGCCTTGGTATGTGATGATTTTTAATTGGTAG
- the fliW gene encoding flagellar assembly protein FliW, protein MVFEVKSPILGFEDVKKMRLEKIDDLFMKLSNDEDSSPIFTLINPFALRPYDFEIPSALELLLEIKSEEDVLVGNIMVLQTPIEQSTINFLAPVIFNVKNKTMAQVVLDSTKYPQYGLTESIDSYYKDQAPQS, encoded by the coding sequence ATGGTTTTTGAGGTTAAGTCACCCATCTTAGGATTTGAAGATGTGAAAAAAATGAGGCTTGAAAAGATTGATGATCTTTTTATGAAACTCTCCAACGATGAAGATTCCTCACCAATCTTTACACTCATCAACCCCTTTGCTTTACGCCCATATGATTTTGAAATCCCCTCAGCTCTTGAACTTTTGCTAGAGATCAAAAGCGAAGAAGATGTTTTGGTAGGAAATATTATGGTCTTGCAAACCCCTATCGAACAATCAACGATCAACTTTTTGGCTCCTGTGATTTTCAATGTCAAAAACAAAACAATGGCTCAAGTTGTCTTAGATAGCACAAAATATCCACAATATGGATTGACAGAATCTATCGACTCCTACTACAAAGACCAAGCTCCCCAATCTTAA